A single window of Melospiza georgiana isolate bMelGeo1 chromosome 6, bMelGeo1.pri, whole genome shotgun sequence DNA harbors:
- the P2RX3 gene encoding P2X purinoceptor 3 — translation MSLPSSRTRWVSDFFSYETTKSVVVKSWVVGVVNRGVQLLILAYFVGWVFLHEKAYQVRDTAIESSVVTKVKGVGRYAGQVMDTADYVTPPQGTSVFVVVTKQIRTEEQAQGVCPESEAAFHCSADRDCRELSPGTSNGVLTGRCVPYNATLRTCEIHGWCPPEVDTIDVPVMLEAENFTLLIKNSIRFPLFGFEKTNLPPPGSGVELGRCRFHPQLQPLCPILRLGDVARLAGQDFPALAATGGVLGIKIGWVCDLDRAWERCLPRYSFTRLDSLARTPAPGYNFRHARYYRWPDGSERRTLIKAFGIRFDVLVYGSAGKFGIVPTLINTVAAFTSIGVGTVLCDIILLNFLKGAEHYKARKFEEVSEAGVPATPSACPPGALGTCSRDKQSTDSGTFSLGL, via the exons ATGTCCCTCCCGAGCTCCCGCACCCGCTGGGTGAGCGACTTCTTCTCCTACGAGACCACCAAGTCGGTGGTGGTGAAGAGCTGGGTGGTGGGCGTCGTCAACCGCGGCGTCCAGCTCCTCATCCTCGCCTACTTCGTCGG ctgggTGTTCCTCCATGAGAAAGCGTACCAGGTGCGGGACACCGCCATCGAGTCCTCCGTGGTCACCAAGGTGAAGGGCGTGGGGCGCTACGCGGGGCAGGTGATGGACACGGCCGACTACGTCACGCCCCCCCAG GGCACCTCGGTGTTCGTGGTGGTCACCAAGCAGATCCGGACCGAGGAGCAGGCGCAGGGCGTGTGCCCGGAG AGCGAAGCCGCGTTCCACTGCTCGGCGGACCGAGACTGCCGGGAGCTGAGCCCGGGCACGAGCAACG gggtgCTGACAGGGCGCTGCGTCCCCTACAACGCGACCCTGCGCACCTGCGAGATCCATGGCTGGTGCCCGCCCGAGGTGGACACCATTGACGT CCCCGTCATGCTGGAAGCTGAGAACTTCACCCTCCTCATCAAGAACAGCATCCGCTTCCCGCTCTTTGGCTTCGAGAA gacCAACCTGCCACCCCCTGGCAGTGGGGTGGAGCTGGGCCGGTGTCGCTTccacccacagctgcagcccctgtgccccatcCTGCGCCTGGGGGACGTGGCACGTCTGGCTGGGCAGGACTTCCCTGCGCTGGCTGCCACC gggggggTGCTGGGGATCAAGATCGGGTGGGTGTGTGACCTGGACCGGGCCTGGGAGCGCTGCCTGCCCCGCTACTCCTTCACCCGCCTGGACAGCCTGGCCCGGACCCCTGCCCCTGGATACAACTTCAG GCACGCCAGGTACTACCGCTGGCCCGATGGCTCCGAGCGCCGCACCCTCATCAAGGCCTTTGGGATCCGCTTCGATGTCCTGGTGTATGGCAGC gCCGGCAAGTTCGGCATCGTGCCCACCCTCATCAACACGGTGGCTGCTTTCACCTCCATCGGTGTG ggcacgGTGCTGTGCGACATCATCCTGCTCAACTTCCTCAAGGGCGCTGAGCACTACAAGGCCCGCAAGTTCGAGGAG GTGTCAGAGGCAGGCGTGCCTGCCACCCCCTCAGCGTGTCCCCCCGGGGCGCTGGGGACCTGCTCCCGGGACAAGCAATCCACCGACTCGGGTACCTTCTCCCTCGGCCTCTAG
- the APLNR gene encoding apelin receptor, with protein sequence MEETTGAYSYGFDNDTEYSCEYEEWGPSLALLPTIYLLVFLLGTTGNGLVLWTVFKGGRDRRRSADTFIANLAVADLTFVVTLPLWAAYAWLGYHWPFGTAACKVSSYLVFVNMYASVFCLTGLSFDRYLAIVRPLATAKLRSRVSGLVATVALWLLAALLALPALVLRRAAALDGDTKITCYMDYGDLAAQGTEGAWEVGLGLSSTALGFVAPFAVMLTCYFFIARTVATHFRRERAEGPRKRKRLLTIITVLVAAFGGCWLPFHLVKTLYVLMDLEVLPWSCALHTFLNNLHPYCTGIAYINSCLNPFLYAFFDPRFRHACAALLCCRTPGPGPERSASYSSGHSHPPGGKGGPGPGGKLDPATQETLFRS encoded by the coding sequence ATGGAGGAGACGACGGGCGCCTACAGCTACGGCTTCGACAACGATACGGAGTACTCGTGCGAGTACGAGGAGTGGGGCCCCTCGCTGGCCCTGCTACCCACCATCTACCTGCTGGTCTTCCTGCTGGGCACCACCGGCAACGGGCTCGTCCTCTGGACCGTCTTCAAGGGCGGCCGCGACCGCCGGCGCTCGGCCGACACCTTCATCGCCAACCTGGCCGTGGCCGACCTCACCTTCGTGGTCACGCTGCCGCTGTGGGCCGCCTACGCCTGGCTGGGCTACCACTGGCCCTTCGGCACGGCCGCCTGCAAGGTCAGCAGCTACCTGGTGTTCGTCAACATGTACGCCAGCGTCTTCTGCCTCACCGGCCTCAGCTTCGACCGCTACCTGGCCATCGTGCGGCCGCTGGCCACGGCCAAGCTGCGCTCGCGGGTCAGCGGGCTGGTGGCCACGGTGGCGCTGTGGCTGCTGGCCGCGCTGCTGGCGCTGCCCGCGCTGGTGCTGCGGCGGGCGGCCGCGCTCGACGGGGACACCAAGATCACCTGCTACATGGACTACGGGGACCTGGCGGCGCAGGGCACCGAGGGCGCCTGggaggtggggctggggctctCCTCCACCGCCCTGGGCTTCGTGGCCCCCTTCGCTGTGATGCTGACCTGCTACTTCTTCATCGCCCGCACCGTGGCCACTCACTTCCGCCGGGAGCGGGCCGAGGGGCCCCGCAAGCGCAAGCGGCTGCTCACCATCATCACGGTGCTGGTGGCCGCCTTCGggggctgctggctgccctTCCACCTGGTCAAAACCCTCTACGTGCTGATGGACCTGGAGGTGCTGCCTTGGTCCTGCGCCCTCCACACCTTCCTCAACAACCTGCATCCCTACTGCACGGGCATCGCCTACATCAACAGCTGCCTCAACCCCTTCCTCTACGCCTTCTTCGACCCCCGGTTCCGCCACGCCTGCgccgccctgctctgctgccggacccccggccccggccccgagCGCTCCGCCAGCTACTCCTCGGGGCACAGCCACCCCCCCGGCGGCAagggcggccccggcccgggcGGCAAGCTGGATCCCGCCACCCAGGAGACGCTCTTCCGCTCCTGA
- the LRRC55 gene encoding leucine-rich repeat-containing protein 55: MLLGPWLLAAAAAVAAAGAGCPVLCSCRGQAVDCSGQRLFSVPPELPLDTGNLSLAHNRIASIPPGYLGCYGQLRALDLRNNSLAALPAGLFRGARRLAHLDLSYNNFSLVPADMFREASALLRLDLSHNPGLRRVHPQAFRGLAQLRELDLSYGGLAALSLDALEGLPGLVGLRLGGNPWLCGCAMEPLLKWLRGRIQRCSSDSQQAECWAPPEVAGAPLLSLTEESFQACHLTLTLDDYLFIAFVGFVVSIASVATNFLLGITANCCHRWSKASEDEDV; this comes from the exons ATGCTGCTGGGCCCCTGGCtgctggcggcggcggcggcggtggcggcggcgggcgcgggctGCCCGGTGCTGTGCAGCTGCCGCGGGCAGGCCGTGGACTGCAGCGGGCAGCGGCTCTTCTCCGTGCCCCCCGAGCTGCCGCTGGACACCGGCAACCTGAGCCTGGCCCACAACCGCATCGCCAGCATCCCGCCGGGCTACCTGGGCTGCTACGGGCAGCTGCGCGCCCTCGACCTGCGCAACAACTCTCTGGCGGCGCTGCCGGCCGGGCTGTTCCGCGGCGCCCGGCGCCTGGCGCACCTGGACCTGAGCTACAACAACTTCAGCCTGGTGCCCGCCGACATGTTCCGCGAGGCCAGCGCGCTGCTGCGCCTCGACCTCAGCCACAACCCGGGGCTGCGCCGCGTCCACCCGCAGGCCTTCCGCGGCCTGGCCCAGCTGCGGGAGCTGGACCTCAGCTACGGCGGCCTGGCCGCCCTCAGCCTCGACgccctggaggggctgcccGGCCTCGTGGGGCTGCGCCTGGGGGGCAACCCCTGGCTCTGCGGCTGCGCCATGGAGCCGCTCCTCAAGTGGCTGCGGGGCCGCATCCAGCGCTGCTCCTCGG ATTCGCAGCAGGCCGAGTGCTGGGCTCCCCCCGAGGTGGCGGGGGCCCCGCTGCTGTCGCTGACGGAGGAGAGCTTCCAGGCCTGCCACCTGACGCTGACCCTCGACGACTATCTCTTCATCGCCTTTGTCGGCTTCGTCGTCTCCATCGCCTCGGTGGCCACCAACTTCCTGCTGGGCATCACGGCCAACTGCTGCCACCGCTGGAGCAAGGCCAGCGAGGACGAGGACGTTTAG